The sequence below is a genomic window from Pleurocapsa sp. PCC 7327.
CAATCTCGGCTATGTCAGTCATGCTCGCTTCAAAGCGATCGCCTATTCTGCCGCCGACTTATTTATCTTCCCAACTCGCGCCGATAATCTCCCTCTGATGTTACAAGAAAGTATGAGTTGCGGAACTCCGATGGTTTCATTTAAAATAGGCGGCGTTCCCGACTTAGTTAGACCTGGGATTACGGGGTATCTAGCCGAACCTGGAAATGCTAGCGATCTCAACAATGGTATTGTGCAACTTTTAGAGGATAATAGTTTGCGCGAGCGCATGAGTCGGGAATGTCGCGCGATCGCGCTGGCAGAATATTCCCTCGATCTACAAATCAGGCGCTATATCGACTTATACGAGCAGATTCTGTTGTCAAAAGCCAAAACGTTAGCTGCCCATGATTAGCATCATCACGCCCGTTTACAACGGCGAGCGATTCATCGAATCTTGTATTCAAGCAGTCATCGACCAAAATTGCCCGGATGTCGAGCATATCATTGTCGATGGCGGATCGAGCGATCGCACCGTTGAAATTATTCAAGAATATGCCCAAAAATATCCACACATCCGTTGGATTTCTGAAAAAGATAGAGGGCAGTCGGATGCAATGAATAAGGGAATTAATTTGGCACAGGGGGAGATCGTAGGATTTTTAAATGTTGATGATTTTTATGAGCCGAACGTTCTCAATCGAGTCTTGGAAATTTTTAAAACCTTGCCAGAACCCAGCTTTGTAGCTGGTAACTGTAAGGTGATAGGAGAATCAGGCGAGTTAATAGAATTTAATCAGCCAGCTAAATTGAGTTTGTATGACCTATTAATGTACCCAGATAGAAACCCCTATCCCTACAATCCAGCCGCTTATTTTTATCATGCTTCGCTCCACCAGAGAGTTGGATATTATAACGTTGACGATCATTATTCAATGGATTTAGATTTTATTCTTAGAGCCGTTCGAGTTGCCAATCTTCACTATGTCGATGAAACTTGGGGCAATCACAGAAGATTGGAAGGGACAAAAACTTTTGAAGATTTAAAAGCTGGCAAAACCAACCAACGAATTATTAAGTTATATAGATATTATCGCCGATATCTACCTTTGTCTGCCCAACTCAAGTTGTTTTTACAAGAGAATTGGATCAGAATCGCATATGTCTTAAAATATCCGCATAAGTTCCCAAAAGTTATGCAAAGAAAGCTTGCCAATATGTTGGACTAGAAGCAGGGCTATTTCATTCTCGAAAGCCAGAGAATAAATTCTCTGTCTAATCTCTTAAGTTCTATAAGACGGACTTAAATTTTGAGCCAAGAAATTCATTTCTTGGTTAACTGCAATCAGAATGAAATAACCCTGGACTAGAAGCGATCGCTGTGATAGTTTGGGCATGAAAAGTCTGGCAAGAAATTGTTATGGGAACTACAGTCAGTGTATTGATACGCACTAAGAATGAAGCCAGAGATATTTCAAAAGCTTTAGAATCAATCCGAAACCAATCTTGGCAGCCGATTGAAATTCTTGTTGTTGATTCGGGTTCTACCGATGGAACGGTTGAAATTGTCAAGCAGCACAGCGATATTAATTTAATTCAAATAGCGCCCGAAGAATTTACTTTCGGTCGCTCTTTAAATATTGGCTTTCAAGCAGCTAGAGGAGAAGTAGTTGTTTCGCTGAGCGCTCATGCCTTTCCTTGCGATCGCTATTGGTTGAAAAATTTAGTCAAGCACTTTGACGATTCGCAAGTCGCAGGCACCTATGGAAAACAAGTGCCACAACCCGATGCTTGGCCGCCAGTTCGACGAGATTATCTAGAATTTTATGGCGATCGCCTGCGCTTGCAAACAAGACTTGACAAATGGTACGAGCATGACTTTTCTAATGCCAACTCCGCCATTCGCTATCGGTGTTGGCAGGAGCATCCATTTGATGAAACCTTGACTGGAAGCGAAGATCGAGAGTGGGCGCGAGCCATGTTAGGACTGGGTTACCAAATTGTTTACGAACCCGAAGCCGCCGTCTATCACTCCCACAACGAGCCACTTTTCAAAGTTTATCAAAGAACCTATCGAGAGGCTCTCGCCACCAATCGGCTTTATGGGAAAAAAATGACCTTGCGCGGTGCGATCGAGACCTGGTACGGGTCTGTTGTCAAAGATGCCCATTTTATCCTGAAAAATAGCAGGGAATGGCACTGGCTCGTGCGATCGCCTATCTATCGTCTTTTTTGGACTTTTGGCCATCTTCGCCCCAATCTACCTCATGCTCTCTGGGAGCCTCTCATCAATCGCTGGAAGCGAATTAGCCATCCTCAGATCCAAAAAGAGTAAATTTCTTAGTCAATCGTAGCAACCTAGCTAGTTTATTTGGGCAAGAGCGATTATGGCAATACCCTTGGTTAAGATAGAATCAATATCCTTTACAATGTAATCAGCTCGACCTCAAGCTTTTCTTAAGAAACCTTGCAAGTAGCATCCGCTCATCTTTTAGTATCTCACGGCAGTCGCGATCCTCGTCCTCAGATTGCCTTAAAGCAATTGGCTTCTCGGTTGCGTCAAAAGAAACCAGCGATCGCCCGGTCAAGGGATCTCAAGCCAGAATTAGAGGGAGCTGCGGCAGCCCCGAACCAACCCGCACTATCGCTAATCGATACAGCTTGCTTGGAAGCAGCACCCGCTCCCTTACACGCAACGATCGAACGAGTTGCCCAAAAAGCACGAAAAGCGGGATTGAACTGCCTAGAAATCTTGCCTCTTTTTTTACTAGCTGGGGTTCACGTCAAAGAAGATATTCCCAGAGAAGTTGCGATCGCCCAACGAGCGCTAGGAAAATCGGTACGGGTAGAATTACGCCCTTATTTGGGAAGCTATCCGAGGTTAGCAAACCTACTAACACAACAACTAGAACGACTACCCGCTCAAGCGAGAATTTTATTGTCCCATGGCAGTCGTCGTCCGGGAGGAAACCAACCCTGTCAGGAAATTGCCTCTCGACTGGGTGCCATTCCTGCCTATTGGTCGGCATCGCCGACTTTAGCCGAACGAGTCGAGACTTTAGCGAGATCGGGCGAGCAAAGTATCGCCATCTTACCTTACTTTCTATTTTCTGGAGGAATTACAGACGCGATCGCCCAACAGATCCAACAACTCCAGCAAGCTTTTCCAAAGCTCAAATTACTTTTGGGAGAACCGCTAGGAGCAACGGCAGAATTAGCGGATTTAATTATTGAAGAGATCGACGAATGGCGCGAGTAGAAACGCAACAGTATTTGGGAAAAGTGTATTTAGTAGGCGCAGGACCGGGAGATCCGGGGTTGATGACCCTTAAAGGCAAGCAACTCCTAGAACACGCCGATGTAGTTATTTATGATGCTCTCGTCAGTCCTCCCATCCTGGCAATGATTGGCGATCGGGCAGAACGCATTGACGCGGGGAAACGGCGAGGTCGTCACTCCAAATTACAGTCGGAAACGACGCGGATTTTAATTGAAAAGGCAAGAACCAATGCCGTCGTAGTTAGGCTGAAAGGTGGCGATCCGTTTGTCTTCGGTCGCGGCGGCGAAGAAATGGAAGACTTGGTAAAAGCGGGAGTTCCCGTAGAAGTCGTGCCTGGGGTTACTTCTGGAATTGCTGCCCCCGCCTATGCAGGCATTCCCCTGACCTATCGCGGGTACAGTTCCTCGGTGACCTTTGTTACCGGACACGAAGCGGCGGGCAAATATCGCCCTCAAGTCAATTGGGGAGCGATCGCTCAAGGTTCTGAAACAATCGTTATTTACATGGGCATTCACAACCTCGCCAACATCGTACCCGAACTAATCGAGGGCGGGTTGAGTTCAGATACGCCGATTGCCCTAGTGCGCTGGGGAACCCTACCAGAACAAGAAGAATTGGTCGGCACTTTGGCAACGATTGTCCGACAAGTCGAAGAAACTCGCTTTGAAGCTCCCGCGATCGCGGTTATCGGCAAGGTAGTCAACTTGTATGCCACGCTATCGAACTGTCGCCCATCTGTGTAAAGTTAAACATCGTACCTAGGGCTACTTACATTTAAGATAGTGAAAGTTGGTCGATCGCCAGTAGACAGACACTATCGACTATCGACTAACAACTAACTATCTGAGCGGATAGGATAATAATCGTTTGGTAAGTGCGAGGGAACAAATAATGCAACTGTCTCAGATGCTCTTTGTCACGCTGCGAGAAGAACCAGCAGAAGCAGAAATTCCAAGTCATAAACTTCTAGTGCGGGCGGGGTATATTCGTCGTATTGGTAGTGGGATTTATGCCTACTTACCCCTGATGTGGCGAGTCTTGCAAAAAATCTCCCAAATCGTGCGAGAAGAAATGAACGCTACGGGCGCGCAGGAATGCTTGCTGCCGCAACTGCAACCCTCGGATTTGTGGAGAGAATCGGGACGCTGGGATACTTATACGAAAGCAGAAGGGATCATGTTTGCCCTCACCGACAGACAAGAACGGGAATTAGGACTGGGACCGACCCATGAAGAGGTCATTACGACGATTGCCAAAGAAATGATTCGCTCTTACCGCCAACTGCCGCTCAATCTCTACCAAATTCAAACAAAATTTAGAGATGAAATTCGCCCTCGTTTTGGATTGATGCGGGGACGGGAATTCATCATGAAAGATGCTTACTCCTTCAGTGCTGACGAGGAAAGCTTGAGAGCGATTTATCAGGACATGGATAGGGCTTACTGCAAGATTTTCCGTCGCTGCGGGCTTGCCTTTAGAGCCGTTGAAGCGGATTCTGGCGCGATCGGCGGTTCGGCTTCTCAAGAATTTATGGTGTTGGCAGATGCGGGCGAAGATGAAGTCCTCTACACTGAAGATGGTAAGTATTCGGCAAACGTAGAAAAAGCAATTTCTCTTCCCCCAGAAGTCGAACCTTCGCCGTTCAAAAAATATGAAAAGCTGGAAACGCCGGGAACGGAGACGATTGAGAAGCTGGCTAAGTTCCTTAAGTGTTCGACTACGGCAGTTGTCAAAAACGTACTTTACGAAGCGCTTTATGACAATGGTACGCTGGTGCTGGCGCTAGTCCACATCCGAGGCGACCAGGATGTCAATGAGGTGAAGCTACAGAATGAATTAGTCCGGTTAGCGCCTCGGTATCAAGCAAAAACATTGTTGGCGCTGAGAGTTCCGGATGAATCGGCGCAACAAAAATGGGCGGCTAAACCTTTACCGTTAGGCTATATTGCTCCCGATCTGCCCGACGATTATATTAGTTCGGTTAAGGATGTTATCTCTGAATTTCTGCGTTTGGCAGATAAAACCGTCGTCGATCTCAAAAATTTCGTCACCGGTGCCAATGAATCTGGCTATCACGTCGTCGGGGCGAACTGGGGCAAGGAATTTCAGTTACCAGAGTTGGTGGTAGATATCAGAAAAGCTCGTCCGGGCGATCGCGCCATTCACGATCCTTCTCAAATTCTTCAAAGTACGAGAGGAATCGAAGTCGGACATATCTTTCAGTTGGGAACGAAATATTCTCAAGCCATGGGCGCGACTTATACTAACGAACAGGGCGAGGAATTGCCTTTAGTGATGGGATGCTATGGTATCGGCGTTTCCCGCTTGGCACAAGCTGCCGTCGAGCAATCCTACGATAAAGATGGGATTATTTGGCCCGTTGCGATCGCCCCTTATCACGCGATCGTCGTTATTCCCAATATCAACGATCGAGAGCAAGTGGAAGTCGCCCAAAAGCTTTATCACGAGTTAAATCGCGCTGGCATAGAAACTCTCTTAGACGATCGCGACGAACGAGCAGGCGTTAAATTTAAAGATGCCGATTTGATTGGGATTCCCTATCGTATCGTCACTGGACGCGCCATTAAACAAGGCAAAGTCGAATTGGTAGAACGTGCTGGCAAACAATCCCAAGAAATTGCGATCGAGGAAGTCGTAACCAATCTTAGAGCGCGGATTGATGAGGCTTTGAATCTCTAAGACTTAGCCACGTTATAGTCTTAACAAATTTCACCGAGAGTGGGCATGACAAAAACTAGGCTTTCCCAACAACCTCCAACTGATGCTAGTAAATTAGTCAGAAGATACCAAGGTTCTCAATCGTTTTAAAATATCAAAGTCTATAGTTAAAAGCTTCTTTCTGATGAGAGAACTTGTGTATAGCTAGTAACAAGTTTACTTAATATCCCGGACAGAGCGGCCGCATTTTCTCTTAGATTAGACCAATAATCTATGCGAGCTTGTACTTTTAATTTTTATTTCCAAAGACGGATAGGAAAAACATTTTTTTTGAAATAAGCTGCTTTTGGTTAGGGAACAACTAGCAGAAGAAAAAAAGGTATTGTTCTTGGCTAGACGATACCTTTTTTCTTATTGTTTTAGCAGTTGCTGGATAGCTGTTGGCTGGCGTTAGTAAAAATCATGTGGTGCTTGGAGTCATAAGTAATTTTGCCCTGTTTTTTTAACTTGCCTAACACTCTAGTAACCGTGACTCTGGTAGTGCTGCAAGCATTGGCAAGTTCCTGATGAGTAAGACGAACGCTCAAGCGATCGCCTTGTGGTACTTTTTGACCAAAATGCTGTTTCAACCACAACAGAAAATGGTAAACGCGCTCTTCAACTTGTCGCACTCCAGAAATAGCTAAAAGGGATTCGGTTAGCCGCAACCGCTGGGCAATTTGAGAAAAAATAATTTCTTTGAGACGAGGGGAATTGTTTATCTCGCTTAGGGAAATAGCCACTAACCGAACTTCTTCTGAGAGGGCTATGGCTTGATAAGTAGATAAAGAGGTCATACTAGAGCCAAAAGACATATCCCGTCCTGCTAGTCCGACAATTACCTCATCGCCGCTTTCACAGGTTGTACTCAGCTTGACCCAACCTTGGCAGACTAGCCAAAGCTTAGTGGGTTCTAGGGGAATAATTTCTCCTCGCTGATAGACGTGCTTGGGGCGGGACTGGCTGAAGTCTTTGCTAATAGTTGATTGCGGCTCGATCCCGGCACGTTTTTTGGCGATCTCGCACAAGCTCCAGTTGAGAGCGATTAGCTTGCCAGAAGCATCGCGGCTAGGAGCGACAGTCAGAGACACTGGTATGGTTTCGCCATTACGGGACTGCAAGCCAACTCTCCATTTTTGAGCGCGATCGCATTGGCGTATCTGGCTTAGTTTAGCAGGAAATGTCTGCCGCTCTTGTGGGATGAAGAAGATGTCTAGCGGTTTGCCTAGCAAAAACCGTAACTCAACCTTCAGTAGATCTGCCGCTGCCTGGTTAGCTTGCAAAATCTTGCCACGGGGATCGGTTACTAAGTGAGCTTCAGACAAGAAGTCAAACAAGTTTTTGTAGTTTTGGCGTTCTGTTTCTAACTGTATTTGTATCGCTGCCAGCTTCTCAGTTTGTGCGATTAGTTCATCTACAGCTACCTGTAGTGCTTCCGAGGCTGTACCGAGTTCTTTGTAAACAGCTGGTAACAATCGATCGGGTTGTTTTTCTACTGGGGCTTTGCTCTCTTGATACAGTTCGTATAAGTTCTTTTGAAAGTGTTTTAGTCTCTGAACTAGCGTGTTTACTTCCACTGCAAACCTCTAAAAAAACCAACCTAAACTTTGATGGTTAGGAAACCTCTCAGTCGCTATCGTTTATAGAATGGGTACAGGCATCGCTTGGTTCGTTTCTCTACTGGTATAGAAGATAACAAACCAACTTAAGATTTGCTCATACGGCAGACAGAAGTCATAGCGAAAGCGAAAGAGTATGCTGATAAGAGCAACAAACGGAGGGTATCAATGAGCAAGCGGGATTTTTTGTCTTTCTATTCGCGCTACCGAGGCGAGATCGAACCAAAACACCTGATTTTTAACGCTAACCTTCAGAAATTTTCGCAGGAGGTTGGCTATATCTGCAACCTAGAAACAGCAGGAAAAAATCACTTCCGAACAAGCCTATCAAAACATTAACACTCTCTGGAAACAATTGAAGCGCTCTAAAAACCAAGTTGGAATTAGAGGGGTTTGCGTACAATAAGAATTTTTTCTAAGGCGCTCTGTTGTCTATCGAAAGAGAGAAAATGTTTTTTGTCTCAAATTTAGATTGTTTTAATTTTTTTTAAAAGGTTTTTATCATGAACAATTTTGACAAAAAAATCGGTTATTCTGGCAAAAATTCAGTTTTTCGGGTCAAAAGAAATTTTTCACAGCCGAAATCTCTAAATTCAATCGATCCTCTCGATCGCGAATTTAATTTCGAGCTTTGGGCTAGCTTGGTGCGATCGCAAATGCAAGCTGCTCTCCGTCGTTAGAGAAACAAAAGGGAGTGTGAGGAGTGAGAGAAGGGAAGAGGAGGAGACTTGGAGACGGAGAGACAAGGGGATAAGGAGAATAAAAGGGAGTTAGGAGAAAATTAACAACTAACTACTAACTACTAGCTACTAACCAATCTAAAATCCAAAATCGAAGGACAAATGACAAAGGACAACCGATCGATCCCAAATCTGCGTAAAACCGATCGAGTATAAACTGGTAGAGATAAATTAACTGGGTCGCGATTGATTGTGCTCAACAAACGATTAGCTGTTATTACCTCAGTATTTGCCTATAGCTTGACTCCAACACAAGCTATTTCTATGTCCTATCCGAGCAAAGAGTTTTATAAACAAGAAAACGCAATTTTCAGCAATTTGAGCTGCGATATTTATGGGATTACTAAATCTATCTGGAGAAAGCTAGGGATAGACTCCGAAATTGACGATGGGAGTGAAAGTATATTTAGAGAGTATGGAGTCTTTTTCTTACTTTTTGGCGGTCTTTTTGGTTGGATGGTCTACATGAGTTTAAGCGACCTCAAACGTTAGCAATCAGTCAGAAAAACTACCAGCGATCGGTTCATTGTCGATCGCGCGTGGCTTATATAGCAGTCGCGATCGACTTGTGAGTGCGAAAGAGCCTTAGCCCTTCACTCTTTGGGGCGCTTTGCGTCTTGCTCGCTTGTAATATCAAATCCATTTAATTCGTCATAATATGTAGTACGACCATCTTGGTCGCGAGCGGGACGTATGCGCTTACGCACACGCTACGCTTGCCGCACTACTTGTTATTGCGATCGTTCAACCGGATAAGAAAATCGCGAGCAAGATGCTCACGCGATCGCCGACGAACCCAATACTTCCCCTACAGCTAAGCGCGTACCGTTAACAAAATCCCAGCCAGATCGAGGAGGCTTACCTGCTAGCTGAACCTCCCGTAGCAGGAGGAGTCCGTCACCAGTTTGAACGATGGGACCCAAATTTTTAACGATGCTAACGATTTCGCCAGGAGATCCCGTCACAGAAGACAAAGTATCCCATTGCTGTTGTAATTTTTGCAAATCTGGCGGGAGTTGCGAGCGGTAATCTTCTCCCAAGGGGGCAGTAGCGATGACTTTTAGGGGTTGTTCTCGGAAGGAAGTAACGCAATTGGGATAGAAACCCCTGATTTGATTGTGAATGGCGATCGCGGGACGAGTCCAATCGATAACATAATCTGATTTTTTTATTAGGGGAGCATAAGTTGCCTCGGAAGGGTCTTGAGGAACGGGTTGAATTTCTCCTCTGTCCAGTTTTAAAAGAGTTTCGATGAGGAGATCCGCCCCTTGACGAGCGAGAATTTCTGCGATTTGATGGGCATTGTCTAGCAAGCCAACAGGAGTATAAGCTTTCAGCAACATGGCTCCAGTATCCATGCCCTCGTCCATCAGCATCGTAGTAATCCCCGTTTCAGTATCCCCATGATAGAGACTCCACTGAATTGGGGCAGCCCCTCGATATTTGGGCAGAATCGAACCGTGAACGTTAATGCATCCCAGTCTGGGCATGGCAAGAATTTCTGGGGAGAGAATTTGTCCGTAGGCGGCGACGACAAATGCATCCGCTGAGGCTTGTCTGAGATTTGTCAGGGTTTCCGGATCTTTTTTGATGCGCTTGGGTTGCCAAACGGGGATTTGATGAGCAAGCGCTACTTTTTTCACGGGTGAGGGAGTGAGTTGATTTCCCCGACCGCGCGGTTTATCGGGTTGAGTGACGGCAGCAATCACCTCAAAATCTGGATGGTTGAGCAAACTCTCCAGAGTGGGGATGGCAAATTGTGGCGTTCCCAAAAAAATAACTCGCATAGTCTTTGTAGCACAATAAAATGTTAAATCGTATAAACAAGCCTCAGTGACATGTTGCAGTTCCAGATCCGACCAGATAGCGATATTCCTGCCTCTAAGCAACTATTTGACCAAATTCGCTTCGCGATCGCCTCTCGTCAGTATCCGCCCGGTCATCGGCTGCCCAGTACGCGACAACTTGCTATGATGACGGGACTGCACCGCAATACTATCAGCAAAGTTTATCAACAATTGGAAGAATCCGGACTGGTAGAATCTCTGGCAGGGTCGGGTATTTATGTTAAAGCTACAAGTCACGAAAGACGATCGCAACTGAATTCGCCACTTTTTCAACAATACCCCGAAGCGAGCAAACTAATTCGCAAGAGTCTCGACAATCTGTTATCGCAGGGTTTGACTCTTTCCCAAATTCAGGAACTCTTATTAGAAGAAATCGACTGGCGCTTGCGTTCTAGCGCCCAAGTTTTGGTAACGGTACCCGCTAACGATATTGGGGCTGGGAAATTAATCGTTCTAGAATTGGAACAATCGCTTAATATTCCCGTACAACTGGTGCCGATGGAAGAACTCTCTCAAGTGCTGGCTCAAACCCAGTCCGGGACAGTTGTCACCAGCCGTTATTTTATCGGCGATGTAGAAGCGCTCGCTGCTCCCTATTCTATTCGCGCGATCCCAGTCGATATTTACGACTACAGCAAAGAGTTGGAAATTGTCAAAAAACTGCCTAAAGACAGCCGTTTGGGAATCGTCAGCCTCAGCGGCGGCATTTTGAACATCGCAGAGATTCTAGTTCACAGTTTGCGAGGAGACGATCTTTTAGTCATGAGTGCCCAAGCTGGCGATAGCGAGAAATTGAACGCTGTAATTCGCACCTCTCGAACTATTATCTGCGATCGCGCTAGCTATCCAATTGTCAAACAGGCAATTACTGCTGCTAGAGACGACCTCATTCGTCTCCCAGAACTCATTTGCAGCGAAAACTATATCGGCGAAAAATCGATTAACTCACTCAAGCGAGAACTTGGTATCGGAATCGAGGGAAATGGGTGATTTCTTTGAGA
It includes:
- a CDS encoding glycosyltransferase family 2 protein, whose protein sequence is MISIITPVYNGERFIESCIQAVIDQNCPDVEHIIVDGGSSDRTVEIIQEYAQKYPHIRWISEKDRGQSDAMNKGINLAQGEIVGFLNVDDFYEPNVLNRVLEIFKTLPEPSFVAGNCKVIGESGELIEFNQPAKLSLYDLLMYPDRNPYPYNPAAYFYHASLHQRVGYYNVDDHYSMDLDFILRAVRVANLHYVDETWGNHRRLEGTKTFEDLKAGKTNQRIIKLYRYYRRYLPLSAQLKLFLQENWIRIAYVLKYPHKFPKVMQRKLANMLD
- a CDS encoding glycosyltransferase family 2 protein, encoding MGTTVSVLIRTKNEARDISKALESIRNQSWQPIEILVVDSGSTDGTVEIVKQHSDINLIQIAPEEFTFGRSLNIGFQAARGEVVVSLSAHAFPCDRYWLKNLVKHFDDSQVAGTYGKQVPQPDAWPPVRRDYLEFYGDRLRLQTRLDKWYEHDFSNANSAIRYRCWQEHPFDETLTGSEDREWARAMLGLGYQIVYEPEAAVYHSHNEPLFKVYQRTYREALATNRLYGKKMTLRGAIETWYGSVVKDAHFILKNSREWHWLVRSPIYRLFWTFGHLRPNLPHALWEPLINRWKRISHPQIQKE
- a CDS encoding sirohydrochlorin chelatase, with the protein product MQVASAHLLVSHGSRDPRPQIALKQLASRLRQKKPAIARSRDLKPELEGAAAAPNQPALSLIDTACLEAAPAPLHATIERVAQKARKAGLNCLEILPLFLLAGVHVKEDIPREVAIAQRALGKSVRVELRPYLGSYPRLANLLTQQLERLPAQARILLSHGSRRPGGNQPCQEIASRLGAIPAYWSASPTLAERVETLARSGEQSIAILPYFLFSGGITDAIAQQIQQLQQAFPKLKLLLGEPLGATAELADLIIEEIDEWRE
- the cobA gene encoding uroporphyrinogen-III C-methyltransferase translates to MARVETQQYLGKVYLVGAGPGDPGLMTLKGKQLLEHADVVIYDALVSPPILAMIGDRAERIDAGKRRGRHSKLQSETTRILIEKARTNAVVVRLKGGDPFVFGRGGEEMEDLVKAGVPVEVVPGVTSGIAAPAYAGIPLTYRGYSSSVTFVTGHEAAGKYRPQVNWGAIAQGSETIVIYMGIHNLANIVPELIEGGLSSDTPIALVRWGTLPEQEELVGTLATIVRQVEETRFEAPAIAVIGKVVNLYATLSNCRPSV
- the proS gene encoding proline--tRNA ligase, which translates into the protein MQLSQMLFVTLREEPAEAEIPSHKLLVRAGYIRRIGSGIYAYLPLMWRVLQKISQIVREEMNATGAQECLLPQLQPSDLWRESGRWDTYTKAEGIMFALTDRQERELGLGPTHEEVITTIAKEMIRSYRQLPLNLYQIQTKFRDEIRPRFGLMRGREFIMKDAYSFSADEESLRAIYQDMDRAYCKIFRRCGLAFRAVEADSGAIGGSASQEFMVLADAGEDEVLYTEDGKYSANVEKAISLPPEVEPSPFKKYEKLETPGTETIEKLAKFLKCSTTAVVKNVLYEALYDNGTLVLALVHIRGDQDVNEVKLQNELVRLAPRYQAKTLLALRVPDESAQQKWAAKPLPLGYIAPDLPDDYISSVKDVISEFLRLADKTVVDLKNFVTGANESGYHVVGANWGKEFQLPELVVDIRKARPGDRAIHDPSQILQSTRGIEVGHIFQLGTKYSQAMGATYTNEQGEELPLVMGCYGIGVSRLAQAAVEQSYDKDGIIWPVAIAPYHAIVVIPNINDREQVEVAQKLYHELNRAGIETLLDDRDERAGVKFKDADLIGIPYRIVTGRAIKQGKVELVERAGKQSQEIAIEEVVTNLRARIDEALNL
- a CDS encoding helix-turn-helix domain-containing protein is translated as MEVNTLVQRLKHFQKNLYELYQESKAPVEKQPDRLLPAVYKELGTASEALQVAVDELIAQTEKLAAIQIQLETERQNYKNLFDFLSEAHLVTDPRGKILQANQAAADLLKVELRFLLGKPLDIFFIPQERQTFPAKLSQIRQCDRAQKWRVGLQSRNGETIPVSLTVAPSRDASGKLIALNWSLCEIAKKRAGIEPQSTISKDFSQSRPKHVYQRGEIIPLEPTKLWLVCQGWVKLSTTCESGDEVIVGLAGRDMSFGSSMTSLSTYQAIALSEEVRLVAISLSEINNSPRLKEIIFSQIAQRLRLTESLLAISGVRQVEERVYHFLLWLKQHFGQKVPQGDRLSVRLTHQELANACSTTRVTVTRVLGKLKKQGKITYDSKHHMIFTNASQQLSSNC
- the fmt gene encoding methionyl-tRNA formyltransferase; protein product: MRVIFLGTPQFAIPTLESLLNHPDFEVIAAVTQPDKPRGRGNQLTPSPVKKVALAHQIPVWQPKRIKKDPETLTNLRQASADAFVVAAYGQILSPEILAMPRLGCINVHGSILPKYRGAAPIQWSLYHGDTETGITTMLMDEGMDTGAMLLKAYTPVGLLDNAHQIAEILARQGADLLIETLLKLDRGEIQPVPQDPSEATYAPLIKKSDYVIDWTRPAIAIHNQIRGFYPNCVTSFREQPLKVIATAPLGEDYRSQLPPDLQKLQQQWDTLSSVTGSPGEIVSIVKNLGPIVQTGDGLLLLREVQLAGKPPRSGWDFVNGTRLAVGEVLGSSAIA
- a CDS encoding GntR family transcriptional regulator, with the protein product MLQFQIRPDSDIPASKQLFDQIRFAIASRQYPPGHRLPSTRQLAMMTGLHRNTISKVYQQLEESGLVESLAGSGIYVKATSHERRSQLNSPLFQQYPEASKLIRKSLDNLLSQGLTLSQIQELLLEEIDWRLRSSAQVLVTVPANDIGAGKLIVLELEQSLNIPVQLVPMEELSQVLAQTQSGTVVTSRYFIGDVEALAAPYSIRAIPVDIYDYSKELEIVKKLPKDSRLGIVSLSGGILNIAEILVHSLRGDDLLVMSAQAGDSEKLNAVIRTSRTIICDRASYPIVKQAITAARDDLIRLPELICSENYIGEKSINSLKRELGIGIEGNG